DNA from Brassica napus cultivar Da-Ae chromosome C4, Da-Ae, whole genome shotgun sequence:
acaaatcataaacataaacgaattaaaaaatatgcaaTTTATAgctgcctctctctctcctctccaagtttcgcagccgcctctctctctttagGGTTGGGCCATCTCTTTCTCTAAGTGTAAGGACTGGTTATCGAAATCCACAGATTTTGATTTATAACATGtcaaaagtattttttaaaatgattgaaCTGGGCCTGGCGTAATCCTAGTGATAACATGATGTCATGATGCATGGGTTCAAAGTATATTTAGGTTCCGTATTTAAAACCCAAGCTCGATAAATTTGAATAAGGAGTCCAAATTCAGGCCCATGTTTCTATATTCAGACACAAAGGCACAACCGATCGCCGTTTCTTACACCCTGACAATTACATCACAATCCGGTGATAAGCCCTAGCCGCGTCGAAACAGAGTCCTTCTCTGAGAGTATTATACATTTCAGAGGAAAAgttcatttcttctttttttacttGTGGGTTTAGAGAAAGATGAAACCTTCTCAAAAGAGAGCTCGCAAACTCAAAACACAATCAGCCGAAAACGCCACCGGCGAAGTTAAAGAAGCTTCCGTCACACATCTGAACGAATCTCCGTCCCCTGAGCCTCCTGAAACCAACCCATCTCCGCCGCGACTCAACCGTGGGAGAGGCAAAAAGCGCAGACTGAGCAACAACCCATCCGAAACCACCGAGCAGCAACGCGGCGGCGTAGTCAGCCAGAGGTCGTCTCTTCCTCACCACCACCACTCTGATTGCAACAATGCGACGACTGTTTCAGCAGCAGCAACATCGGAATCCACACCTGCTGCTCCGAGCTGGGAGACTGTGGTGAAAGTCGTGCCTTCCATGGACGCTGTGGTGAAAGTCTTCTGCGTCCACACTGATCCTAACTTCTCCCTGCCGTGGCAGATGAAACGGCAGTACAGCTCCGGTAGTAGTGGCTTCATAATAGGAGGAAGAAGGGTTTTGACGAACGCACATTCCGTTGAGCATCATACTCAAGTTAAGCTCAAGAAGCGTGGCTCCGACACAAAGTATCTAGCTACAGTATTAGCCATTGGAACTGAATGCGACATTGGTAAGTTTCTTGTTGGTTTTAGTTTTGTGTTGCAATTAGCCCTGTGCAATTTGGGTATTGGGTAGTTTGGGTAGGGgactagaggatccatttattACATTCCGTTTTCGGTTGGGATAGTTTAGGGTTCGGTTCGCATTCGGTTAAGGTAATTTTGGATTGGATTCAGCTAATTTCAGATTTGTTTCGGTTAGGACAGTAAAACTAGGAATCAGAAAATACCCGGAATAAAAACATATGGATACTTTAGGATAGTAAGTTCCTTGTTGTAAGGACCGGTTCTGAACAAAGCCAAATGAAGATTAGTTCCAAGAtttcttaaagaaaaaatatatagacaTAGATAGacacctaaattttttttaaaaattaaaatctttacTAAATAGTTTACAGCCCCAGGTTTGTGTTGCAATGGAACAGTTTCTTGATTGTTTCTTGGGGATTATTTGCAGCTTTGTTGACAGTTAGTGATGATGAGTTTTGGGAAGGAGTGTCTCCTGTGGAGTTTGGAGATTTACCAGCTTTGCAAGATGCTGTAACTGTTGTTGGTTATCCGATTGGTGGAGACACTATCTCCGTCACGAGCGGTGTTGTTTCTCGGATAGAGATACTGTCTTATGTACATGGATCGACAGAGCTTTTGGGGTTGCAGATTGACGCGGCTATAAACTCTGGGAACTCTGGTGGTCCTGCGTTTAACGACAAGGGAAAATGCGTGGGGATTGCGTTTCAGTCGTTGAAACATGAAGATGCTGAGAACATTGGTTATGTCATACCAACGCCTGTGATTGAACATTTCATTCAAGATTATGAGAAGCACAATAAATACACAGGCACATTTTAAAGTCTCTTTGGTGTTTCTTTCTATATCTACTACATTGTGTCTCATCACTTGTACTTGTTTTAGGCTTTCCTGTGATTGGGATTGAGTGGCAGAAGATGGAGAATCCAGACTTGCGTAAGAAAATGGGAATGGAGTCTCATCAAAAGGGAGTGAGGATAAGGAGAATCGAGCCAACCGCCCCGGAGTCGCAGGTTTTGAAGCCCTCCGATATCATCCTCAGCTTTGATGGAGTTAATATTGCTAATGATGGAACTGGTAATCATTTCTTCTTATTACCAATTAGTGAGTCTTAGACATTCTTGGCTTTATGTTCTTGTTTGGATATTTTTGTATAGTTCCATTTAGGCATGGAGAAAGAATTGGGTTTAGCTATCTTATATCTCAAAAGTACACTGGGGATTCTGCACTTGTGAAGATCCTGCGTAACAAAGAGATTCTTGAGTTCAACGTAAAACTTGCAATCCACAAGAAGCTAATCCCTGCACACATAAGTGGCAAACCTCCTTCCTACTTCATCGTTGCTGGCTTTGTTTTTACAACTGTTTCTGTTCCTTATCTTCGCTCTGAGGTCTTTTACTCTCTCTATATATCTTGTCTCTTACTCTCTAAGTATCTCACACGCAATGTAACCATTTCccattatatgtttttgtagTATGGAAAAGAATACGAGTATGATGCACCTGTCAAGCTTTTGGAGAAACATCTTCATGCAATGACTCAATCCGTGGACGAGCAACTTGTTGTAGTTTCACAGGTTGGTTTGGTTTGCGCGATCAAACATTATTCTTTGCCTTTGATATAACATCCGTGTATTACTTTTCAGGTTCTTGTTTCTGACATCAACATTGGTTATGAGGAGATTGTCAATACACAGGTCTGTATAAATTTGCATAATCATGTGTTTGATGCTTCTGTCAGCTCTCTAAATGGTTTATAAACTCTGCCTGTGTAGGTTGTTGCTTTCAATGGCAAACCTGTGAAAAACTTGAAATGTTTGGCTGAGATGGTGGAGAATTGTGAGGATGAATACATGGAGTTTAATCTTGATTATCATCAGGTATGAATGATTCTCTCTGATGATCTGTAGACATAATAACCTTTTAGCTAAAATCTCTCTGTGGTATTTTGGACAGATTGTTGTTCTGTAAACTAAGACTGCAAAAATGGCAACTTTAGATATTCTGACCACACATTGCATACCTTCTGCTATGTCTGATGATCTCAAGACTTGAACAAGAAACCAAAACAGTATTAGCCttggaaggagagagagattttGCGCCATGGAAGCCACACAAAAGCAAATACAGAGTCACGGAAGACAAAGAACTTTTAAAAATCAAACCATATCATTTGTCTTCTTTAGTTTTTACTTTGTTATAATTGGCAAAGTATGCACTTTCAGAATTTTAAGAAGCTTCGTGTCCCTGATTTCTGTTTTGAATTAGACTTATTTGTTCAGCAAAAGATGAGAGTCGAAATTGTAAAAGAGTAAGTGCATCATGCAAAAACAAAATGGTTTCTGATCTCATTTGGTTCTCTGTAAAGCATACAAGTTTGTATGACACCCCATTGTCTACCATGTTATAAAAGCATATAAGGTAGAATAGATGGGGCGAACCATACTGTCCTATGCCATCATGCTACATAGAGCgggaaattttagtttttacccACGGGTCCCGCTCTGTTTGACCCGCTGCGGGACGGGTGCGGATCGgccattttgaaaaattcaacgTGCGGGTGCGGATGCGGGTCGAGTCGATTCTACGCGGGGCTGGTGCAGGTCGGTCGATTTTGAATCGCAGGTACCCTCTAACccgcaaaaaaataaataaaattcaaaaaataatatatattttcgtaaaaaatatataaaatactataaattaagaaaataatatataatttaattattttaactgaaaaataagtattatataattaaaataattattttattaaaatttatattatccgCGGGTCCCGCGGGTTACCCGCAAACTTGAGCGGGGCGGATGCGGGTATGTGAATCTTTCTTTGCAGGTCATGCGGGTCAAAGTTTTGAGTGAAAAACAATGAGTCGATCCGCGGGTTGGCAGG
Protein-coding regions in this window:
- the LOC106368956 gene encoding protease Do-like 9 — its product is MKPSQKRARKLKTQSAENATGEVKEASVTHLNESPSPEPPETNPSPPRLNRGRGKKRRLSNNPSETTEQQRGGVVSQRSSLPHHHHSDCNNATTVSAAATSESTPAAPSWETVVKVVPSMDAVVKVFCVHTDPNFSLPWQMKRQYSSGSSGFIIGGRRVLTNAHSVEHHTQVKLKKRGSDTKYLATVLAIGTECDIALLTVSDDEFWEGVSPVEFGDLPALQDAVTVVGYPIGGDTISVTSGVVSRIEILSYVHGSTELLGLQIDAAINSGNSGGPAFNDKGKCVGIAFQSLKHEDAENIGYVIPTPVIEHFIQDYEKHNKYTGFPVIGIEWQKMENPDLRKKMGMESHQKGVRIRRIEPTAPESQVLKPSDIILSFDGVNIANDGTVPFRHGERIGFSYLISQKYTGDSALVKILRNKEILEFNVKLAIHKKLIPAHISGKPPSYFIVAGFVFTTVSVPYLRSEYGKEYEYDAPVKLLEKHLHAMTQSVDEQLVVVSQVLVSDINIGYEEIVNTQVVAFNGKPVKNLKCLAEMVENCEDEYMEFNLDYHQIVVL